TGCGGGCGCCTGAGCAGCGACTGGAGCTACGGGGCCACGGGGCTCGGCCTGGCGGAGGCGCTTGGCCTCCCGAGCGTGAGCCAGGTCCAGAAGATCGAGGTCATGGACGGGAAGCTCCGCTGCGAGCGGGTCGTCGAGGACGGCGCCGAGGTCATCGAGGTGGACACCCCCTGCCTCCTGACCATCAGCAACGAGATCAACAACCCGCGCCTCCCCTCGGTCAAGGGCATCCTCACGGCCTCGCGAAAGCAGATTCCGGTCTGGGGAGCGGCCGACCTCGGCATCAGCCCGGACGTGGTGGGGGCCGGGGCCGTGCAGATGGAGGTGACGAAATTCTTCAAGCCGGTCTTCACCGGCTCGTGCGAAATCATCGAAGGCGAAACCCTCGAAGAGGCGGGAGAGAAGCTCGCCCTCCGTCTCCGTGAAGACAAGATTCTGTAGAAAGGAGTGTTCCCGGAAATGGCAACGAACGACATTCTGATTCTGGCCGAGCGGGCGGGTGATCGCCTCGCTTTGGTGAGCAGCGAACTCTGCGGGATCGGCCGCAAGCTGGCGGATGAAAAGGGGGGAGCGCTCCAGGCCGTTCTTCTGGGCGGCGCCGGCACGAAAGAGCTGGCCCAGGGGCTGATCGCGCTGGGCGCGGACAAAGTGTACGCCGCCGAGGCGGATTTGCTCTCCACCTACACCAACACGATTTATACCGACGTGCTCGACGGGGTGCTCGCCCAGATTGACCCGGCCATCTTCATCGCGGGCAACACCTCGACCGGCCGCGACGTCGCCCCCCGCCTCGCCTTCCGGCGCGGGGCCGGCTATGCCCACGACTGCACGGACCTCTCCCTGGACGGCGGCAAGCTCGCCGCCGTCCGCCAAGTCTACGGCGGCGGCGCCGTCAGCCATGTCCGGGCCAGGGGCGATGGGCTGGCCGTCGCCTCCCTTCGGCTGAAAACCCTGCCCGCCGCGAGCATTCAGGAGGGACGCTCGGGCGAGATGGTCGAGGTGGAGGTTTCGGTGGACACGGGGCAGGTCAAGATGAAGTTCGTCGAATCGAAAAAGATCGAGTCCGAGGGCGTGCGCCTGGAGGACGCGGAGATCGTCGTCAGCGGGGGGCGCGGGCTGGGCGGACCGGAGAATTTTGCGCAGCTCCATGAGTTGGCCAAAGTTCTCAAGGCCGCCGTGGGCGCGAGCCGCGCCGCGGTGGACGCGGGCTGGGTGCCCGCCCAGATCCAGGTGGGCCAGACGGGGAAGATCGTGGGGCCGAATCTCTATATCGCCGTCGGAATCTCCGGGGCCATGCAGCACATGGTGGGCGCGGGCCCGAGCAAGAACATTGTCGCCATCAACACCGACCCGGACGCGCCCATCTTCCAGCGGGCGCGCTACGGCGTGGTGGGGGACTACAGAAAAATCCTCCCGGCCTTTACGGCCAAGTGCAGGGAGTTGCTCGAAAATTGAGCGGGCCGCCC
This is a stretch of genomic DNA from bacterium. It encodes these proteins:
- a CDS encoding electron transfer flavoprotein subunit beta/FixA family protein, which translates into the protein NVPPVISTFDENALEAAITLKESHGGKITVITMGEDKARDSLKKALAMGCDEAVLLADAAFEGSDAFGVARALAGAVKKLGGFDAILCGRLSSDWSYGATGLGLAEALGLPSVSQVQKIEVMDGKLRCERVVEDGAEVIEVDTPCLLTISNEINNPRLPSVKGILTASRKQIPVWGAADLGISPDVVGAGAVQMEVTKFFKPVFTGSCEIIEGETLEEAGEKLALRLREDKIL
- a CDS encoding electron transfer flavoprotein subunit alpha/FixB family protein translates to MATNDILILAERAGDRLALVSSELCGIGRKLADEKGGALQAVLLGGAGTKELAQGLIALGADKVYAAEADLLSTYTNTIYTDVLDGVLAQIDPAIFIAGNTSTGRDVAPRLAFRRGAGYAHDCTDLSLDGGKLAAVRQVYGGGAVSHVRARGDGLAVASLRLKTLPAASIQEGRSGEMVEVEVSVDTGQVKMKFVESKKIESEGVRLEDAEIVVSGGRGLGGPENFAQLHELAKVLKAAVGASRAAVDAGWVPAQIQVGQTGKIVGPNLYIAVGISGAMQHMVGAGPSKNIVAINTDPDAPIFQRARYGVVGDYRKILPAFTAKCRELLEN